Genomic DNA from Desulfonema ishimotonii:
GGAGTTATCAGCCTGAAGCCGCATCTGTCAACAGGTCTGACCCACTACCAAAACAGAATACATATCTCTTTTGCTCCTTAGCGAGAAAAAGGACAAGCTTTTTCGGCATGTTGTGTCCCTGCAAAAAACGATTCTCTTTTTTTCCCGGCGGAGCGGGGCGGAAATTGCGGTTCGCAGTCTCTTTTCCGGGAAACGGAGGTTCCCGGAACCGTCGTTTCACCCCGATAGGGCGGTTTGAAGCTGAAACTCCCCGCAAAGCCTTTCGTGGCGGGGATTTACAGAATTTTTCACATAAAAACGGTCGGATGAATCAGATGTTTTTACTTTTTAAATCAGATCATTGGATTGGAATCATAAAAATGTGTTAATGAATATTAAAGTTCACTGGCGGAGGACTTTATGGGAGCGATTTGCGGACTGATCGCAGAGAAAGCAAAAGAGGATATTGTTCGGCCTGTTACGGAGATGACGGCGGCCATGTCTTTCAGAGGGGCTGATTTTACCGGAAATTATGCAGAGGACGGGATCGGTCTGGGGGCCGCTGTTCATCAGACAGTGGGGGATATTGCCCAGCCGGTTTTTAATGAGACGAAAGATATTATCGCGGTTTGTGACGGCGAGATCTACAATCACGCGGCCCTTCGCTCTCAGCTACTCTCCAAAGGACATCAGTTGCCAGGCGGTTCGGACAGCGAACTGATTCCACACCTTTATGAAGAATCCGGTGATGACTTCCCCGCCAGGCTCAACGGCATCTTTGCCATCGGGCTGTACGATGCGAAGCGTAAACGGTTTCTGCTGGTTCGGGACCATCTCGGTTCCCGGTCTGTGTTTTATCAGGCGAACGCCTCGGTATTCCTGTTTGCGTCAACGATCAAAGCGATGAGCGGAACGGGCATGGCAAACCGGGACATATCAGGCCATGCACTGGACCTCTATTTTGCCGGAACCTGCGTCCCTCACCCGCATACCCTGTTTGCAAACATAAAAGGCGTTCGTCCCGGCCATGCGGTCATATGGGAAAACGGGAAAGTCCGCGAGCATGAGTACTGGAGCCTCAGCCATATCGAAGAAGATTACAGAACGGATAAAACGCAATTTCAGGAGCAGATCAGAGACCTTCTCCTGGACGCGATAAAGATCAGAAAAACAGGAGATGCCCCTTTTGCATCCGTCCTGAGCGGCGGCGTTGACAGCAGTCTGATCTCCGCTGTCCTGGCCAAAGAGATGGCTGAGCCGCTGCACACCTTTTCAATCGGATACACGAATCAGGCCTTTGACGACTCCGATTTACAGAAAATTATGATAAATCGTTACAATTTTGTTAAAAATACCGCAACCCTGCGTGAGGAGGACGTCGTCGATCTCCTGTCAAACGTCGTCAGACACAGCGATTATCCACTGAACAACGCATCGGCAATGGCCACGTATCTCTGTATGCAAAAGGTCCGGCAGGCGGGGTTCGGTAAGGTTTTTGAGGGGGAGGCTGCCGATGAGCTGTTCTGCGGCGGCGGCGGCGTCGTGGGGGAGCATCTGGTCGAACTGCTTGCCCGGCTGCCTTCGGGGCTGCGCCGGATGACGTTCGGCAGGCTGTCGGACGGGTCACTGAACATTGACAGAACTGGAAAGATTGCGGCAATCCGGCGGCTGTGTCACCGGGTCTGCATGCCCCCCATCGACAGGATGCTGACGTGGCTGCCCTCTCTGGACCGGAAGTCGAGGAAAATGCTTCTGGCGAACGGATGGGGCTTGCATGTGGGCATGGAAGATGAACTGGAGCCGGGCCGTTTCTATATGGAACGGGCGAGTTTCAGAGAAGAGCTGAATCTCTATCAGTACGGCGCGTGCAAGACCTATCTGCCCAATGACCTGCTGTTTAAAAATGAGCGCATGGCCGCAGCCCACGGACTGGTCAACCGGACCCCGTTTATTGACTATCGTCTGGCGGAACTGGCCTTTAAGATTCCGGGCAAATACAAGCTGACCGGCTATACGGTGCGGACGGCGGAAAAAAAACTGATCTACCGCCAGGCGATTCAGGGTCTGATCCCCGACGCGGTGCTGTGGCATAAAAAGATTCGCGGATTCAGCCAGCCCACCAATATCTGGATGCGCAACGGGTTAAGGGATTTTGTAATGGATACACTCCTGGGCAGACGTTCAAGGGAACGTGGGATCTTCAGCCCTTTTTTCGTTCAGCAGATCGCAGATGACCATATGAACGGCAGGGAAGACCGGGACAGATTGCTTTGGGGAATTCTGACCCTGGAATTATGGATGCGGGAATTTGCGGACTGACCCTCCCCGAAATCAGCGTATGATGACGGATTTCAGAAAGCCGCCGGGCATGGTGCCACCGGTTTCCGCACGATACGCTTTGCGTCTTCCTTCCCTTTTCAGTGTCAAAACCGACCGGTTTGCGAAGCGGGGTCTTGCATGGATCTCGCTTTTTTTATGGGGATTTCTGATCGCCGGGGTTGCCGCTGCCGGAACCGCCCCGGAGAGACCCTGGCCCCCCGAAGGCAGGCGTATTCGCTGCCCGGTCATACGGGATACCGGGGTATCATCGGCAGGATCGGAGCGGGCCGGGAACAACGGCGGCGCAAGACGGCTCAAACTCAAGGGGCCTAAGGAGTTTATTCTTCTGGACATTGATCCGTCCGTCCTGAAGGGTAAAATCGTCACCGGGGCGCTGCTTCATATGCGCTCGGCCTCCCCCCGGAAAGCGCCCCTGGCACGGGTCGGCGTTTCCACGCTGGCAAGCCGCTGGGCTGAGGGGCGATCCGGCGGCTACACCTCCCAGACCGGCAGTTCGTGTTTTCTCCAGGCCGAATATAAAAGACGGAACTGGTCCTCTCCGGGAAGCACCCTGACGGATGTGGTCTTCGGCCCGGGAAACACACTCTGGCGGTTTGCCGATTGCACCCCGCCGGACCGGGCTGGCTGGCAGGCCTGTGCTGTGGATGCGGATGTCGTGGCCGCGCGTCTGGCCGGTCTGAGCGAGGGGTTTTGCCTCAGCGACGAAGTGGGCAGCACCTGGGCCATGAAAAACGGCCACTTTCAATACAACCTCCTGCCCAACCGCTTCTGCCACAGCCGGGAGAGCTTTAACAGCCAGCCCTGGCTTGAGGTCTGGGTCAGCGGCACGGACGCTCTCCCGCCTGTCCCGGTTACGGACATACGGGTGACGACCGAAAAAATGAGGCCCGGCGAAGCGCTGATTTCATGGAATACGCCCCCGGATTCGGGCGGCGGCAGAACGCTGGGATTTGATGTGACCTGGCGCCGCCACGGAAAAGAGGAGCCGTTCCCCCGGTATATGATTCCCATGGCCCGCCCCGGCGAAGCGGTGCGGATGTATATCCGGGACATGCCCTTTCAGGCCGGTGAGAAGATCGTGTTACGCATCCGGCCGGCAGACAGCAGCGGTAACCGGGGAAAGGCGTTTTCCGCACCGGTCTGCCTGGCCGGAGCAAAACCGGCGCTTCACATTCCCCCGGCGGACATAACGCCGTTCCCCCCTTCGGCAGATCTCCCCCGCGTCGGTGGCATCAACGTGTGTGCGGTCGATCTGACAGACAAACAGAACCCCCGGAACGGTCAGATGATCCCGGAGCGGGGCCCGGGATACCGGGGCGGAAACCACCTGTTTTCGGCAAAGGAGCGGCGGATTCGGCTTCAGGCCGCCCGGAATGAGGCGGTCTGCTTTCAGCTCAGTCTGGAGGGCATCGCTGAGAATATCGGTGTCCGCTGCGGGTTTGCAGCGCATCCCGGACTGAAGGTGGTGATGTATCAGGCGGCATATGTGGCCGTGAAAAACAACAGAGGGAAAACCCTTGCCATCTTGTCGGACCCCCTGGTTCCCCTGAACGGACCGTTTTCAATTCCCTCCCGGGCCGGCGCCGTCCGGGCAGATGGCCAGAAATGGCACACGCTGATCTGCGAGGTGTACGTGCCCCATGACATGCGGCCGGGGCGGAAAGGCGGCCAGCTGACCGTCTCCGTGGGGGATGCGCGCCTGACACTCGATCTGGATCTGACGGTCTGGAATTTTACCCTGCCGGACCAGCTCTCCTTTGTCCCGGAGATGAACGCTTACGGCGCGGGATCGCCCTTCAAAGGGTATGAATATTATCGCCTGGCCCATGAACACCGGACCTGTCTCAACCGGCTCCCCTACGCCTGGAGCGGTCAGCCGGTCGATGCCCCGGTCTGGAAGGACGGGGAATTTGACTGGCGGGCATGGGATAAGAAGATGGGGCCGCTTCTGGACGGGACGGCCTTCGGCGATCTCCGTCGAAAGGGGGAGCCGGTCGATCTGTTTTACCTGCCGCTCAATGAAAACTGGCCGGTCAGCATTTACGCCCATTACCGCCCCTCATACTGGGCCGATGAGGCGTTGTCGCCGGAATATGCCGGAGCGCTGAAACAGGCTTTCTCCGCATTTGCCAGCCATTGCAGTGAAAAGGGGTGGCATGATACGGGGTTTCAGTTTTACCTCAACAACAAGGTTTATTACCGCAAAAAGAGTCGCCGGAGTTCCGCACCGTGGATATTTGATGAGCCGGTCAGCACCCAGGATTTCTGGGCGCTCCGATGGTACGGCCTTTTGTGGCGCGCGGCGGTCGATCCGGTGGCGGGGCGGGCCATGATGTGGTTCCGGACGGATATCGCCTCCCCGGCCTTTGCCCGGAACAGCCTGTGGGGCATCACGGATATCGAGTATGTGGGGGGCGACACCCGCCGAACCCGGTCCGCAGGCCGGGAGCGGCAGATGGCTTGGGACCGGTACCGCTTTTCGGAATACGGAACCGCAAACCGCATCAGCGAGTCAAATATGCAGCCGATCCTCTGGTGTCTCAGCGCCTGGGCAAACGGGGCAACGGGGGTTGTTCCCTGGCAGACCATCGGCGGCGAAAATGCCTGGACCACGGCGGAGCAGACCGCCCTGTTGTACCCCGGTCCCGACGGCCCCTGTCCCTCCCTTCGTCTCAAGGTATTCAGGCGGGGGCAGCAGGATACGGAATACCTGACCCTCCTGTGTGATGCCATCGGCAGGCAGCGGGATGACGTGGCCGCCTGGCTGAGACAGGCGACAGACCTGAACGGGCGCGTACGGAAAACGTCGCCGGGCGATGCGGGAACCGTGGTGTTTCCGGAGAGAGATCCGGGCGCACTGTGGCGGCTGCGATACCGTGTGGGGAAACTGCTGTCGGAAAAGGCGTTGCCTTACCGGCGGTCTCTGACACGGCGGAACCCACCGGAAAAAACCAGATATATCCATGATACGGGATATGTTCGGTGCGCCCCGGACGTTAACAGTCTTAAACCGCCCTGTGATTTTTTTGGCCCTCTGCCCTGAAAAAGACCTCCTTTCGGAGGCGCGCAGGCGGTGGCGAATGGTAAAATACACCTTCTCCCCTATTGATTTTCCTTTCGGTTTTATGAAATAACCGTATAAGCTTAACAGACAGACAGAGGAAAGGGCGTATTCTGCAAATCACGAGGCAGTTGTTTTTTTAACCTGATAGGCTTTCAGCAAACAGATTTGAAGTCTATACAACCATTTGGGAGGTAACCGCATGCATATGGCAAAGAGATTTCTGATTATGCTGTCGCTTGTTCTGGTAACGTGCGGCTGTGCATCTGATGAAGACAAGATAAGCGCTCATGTTGAAAAGGGAAAAGGCTATTTTGAGGCCGGTGAGTATAAAAACGCCGAGATCGAGTTTAAAAACGTCATCCAGATCAATGCAAAACACCTTGAGGCCAACAGGTATCTGGCAGAGATCCACCTGAAGCTTGGCAATGCCCAGGATGCGTTCAGGCAGTACATGAAGGTGGAAAGCCTTGAACCGGAAAATACCGATGCCAAACGCAAACTGGCCACATTCTATTTTCTGGGCAAACGCTACGATGAGGCCGGAAAGCGTGTGGAGGCGGTATTGCAGAAGAACCCGGACGATATCGAAATGCTCTACCTGCGTTCCGGCATTCTTGAGCAGGACAGTCAGGCCGACGAGGCAGAAAAGGTGTTTCGCAAAATCATAAGCCTTGATAGCAGACAGACCCGTGCCTATCTCTCCCTTGCCCGTATTCTGGCAGGCAAAAAGGACGCCGGGGGCGCGGAGGAAAACCTGAAGCAGGCCATTGCGGTCAATCCCGATGAAATCAAACCCCAGCTGGCGCTTTTCGGATTTTATGTCTCCCAGAAGAAGTTTGAGCAGGCGGAGGCCCATATCAGAGGGCTGCTGGAAGCAAATCCGTCAGATGTGGATCTGCACATCCTTCTGGGGAACTTTTACTTCAGCCGCCGGCAGGAAAAACAGGCCGAAGCCGCCTACCTCAGAGCCATTGAGACCGCATCCGGTGAGATCAGACCGTACATGGTGATCGCGGGATTTTACGATACCATCGGTAATAAGGAAAAGACACTTGCCATGTACGAAAAAGCCCTGGAAATCCAGCCGGAAGAGATCAGAATCATGGAGGCCCTGGCCCGGTTCCATTTCAGGAACAAGAATATTGACACCGCCGAAGACTTTATCGGCAAAATGCTGGCCAAAAACGATAAATACTTTCCGGCCCGGATGCTGAAGGGGGAAATGCTGGTTCTGAAGCGCCAGTTCGATGATGCCATTCTGATCTTTGATCAGCTGATTCAGGAAGACCCGAACATGGGGCGGGCACATTATTTCAGAGGGGTATCCTATTTCGGCAAGGGCGATATTAAAATCGCAAAGGAGAGCCTGCTCAAAGCCGTTGACCTGACCCCCGGATACACCAAGGCAAAGCTGCTGCTGGCGGAAATTTATCTCCGCGAGCGTGATTTCAGACAGGCCCAGGAGGAGAGTGAGGCGGTACTCAGAACCATACCGACAAGCTATCAGGCCAACCTGATCGTGGGAAACAGCCATATGTATCAGCAGCAGACGGAGCAGGCCGAAGCCGCATTTCAGACCCTGATCCGTCTGGAACCGGAGAACCCGGTCGGCTATTACCGTCTGGGACTGCTCTACCGGGTTCAGAAAAACCATGACGCCGCCCTGAAAAATTTTGAAAAGGCCCTGGCGATCAACCCGAAGCTGATGGATGTTTTCTCCAATCTCGTCCTGTTGTATGTCGCCAAAAAGGAATATAAGACCGCGTTGAAAAAATGTGATGATCAGATGCGGCATGTGGCGCAGTCACCGGCTTCCCAGGCCATCATATATGACATCAGAGGCGGCATCTATCTGGCACAGCGAAAGAAAAAGGAAGCGGAAGAGGCGTTTATGAAGGCGCTGGAGAAAAACCCGGACGCCATGCGCCCCTATTACGCCCTGGCCCGGATCTACCTGTCGAACAAAGAGGAGGACAAGGCCATTGCCCAGTATGAGGCCGTCCTTGAGAAGAATCCGAGTCAGGCCGGTCCCCACATGCTTCTGGGAACGATTTACGACATGAAGAAGGCGTATGACAAATCAGAACAGCACTACCGGAAGGCCCTGGAGATCCGTCCTGATTTTGCCCCTGCCGCCAATAATCTCGCCTATCTGCTGGCGGATCAGGGCGGGAATCTGAACGAGGCGCTGCGGTACGCCCAGAAGGCCAAAGAGCTGCTGCCCAGTGACCCCGGTATTTCGGATACCCTCGGGTGGGTGTATTACAAGAAGGGGAGTTACGCCTTTGCGATCACGTATCTTTCAGAGAGCCTGAAAAAGGTTTCCGATAATGCGACGATCCATTATCATCTGGGCATGGCCTATTACGGCAATAACGAAAAGGAACTGGCCAGGGAGCAACTGGAAAAAGCCCTGAGCCTGGATAAGAGTTTTGACGGGGCTGAAAAGGCTCAGGAAATACTCTCCGGGCTGTAAAAAAGGGATACAGATGAAATTTCTTTCATTTAAAATACTGCTTTTATGTATCCTCCTGCCGCCGGTGTCCTACATCCTTTCCGTAGAGGTGATTCAGAGGATCTATATTGACAGTCACCTGAAAGGAGTGTTTACCAGAGAGATTCAGGATATCGGGGTCGGCGATACCCGGCCCCTTTTCGAGGGCAATATCCGTCTCAAGGATGCCATACAGGAGAACGTCAGGGCCTATCTCAGGAGCAAAAAACTCGTCATCTCCCTGGGCTTGGCGCTCAATATCACCGTCATCACAAAGCGGGGGACTATTATCTATCCCCCGATTTTTGAGATCCGGCGGGATCTGCTATCGCCCGATCCCGTGGTGATCGCCGCCGATAATTTAAAGCTGATGAATGAGGGGCTGGTCGTTAACGTTGACCTCATGCTGGGGTATATGTCCCCCCTCTCTCTGATTCTGCTGGTTTTCTACACCTCCATAGCGCTGGCGGTTCTCTATGTTCATTACCAGAACGGCAGCAGGCGGGCCAAAGCTGAGGAAGCCCGGAAAAATAAAGAGATCGGTCATCTGAAGGAGATGGAAAAGGTCCGTATGGATGAGCTGGATTCCCTTGAACGGGACCGGGAGCAGCTTGTATCGGAGTTTGAAAGAATCCGAAACTCCCTTGAAAAAGAGAAGGAACAGGCGCTCAGGAACGAAGATGAGATGGTGGCGGAAATCATCACCCTTGAAGAGCGTATTCAGCGAAATCTGGCACTTCAGGACACACAGAAAAGCGAGATTGAATCCCTGAAAGAACAGATTTCGCTTTCTGAGACGAAAGGCAGGCGGAAGGAGAGTGGCGGAAAAAAAGACTCCATGTCCATGCTTCAGAAGCGGTTCAAGGCGCTCTACAAGAATATTTCAATTCATCAGCGGGCCGTCAGCGGCTTTTCCAATCTCGATGAGGAGCAGAAAATAAAAGGGGAGGAGCTGATTCATCAGTTGAATGAGGATCCCGGCCTGATTCCCATCAAACGGAAGGTCTTCGGAAAAAAAGGGCGTCAGACAGTGCTGGAAATCGTTTTTGCCTACAAGGGCAGGCTTTATTTTCGCAAAACAAAGGATGGCAAAATCGAGATTCTGACCATCGGCACCAAGAATACCCAGACCAAGGATTTGGAATTTCTGAACAACCTGTGATCCTGTGTGATACCGATCAACTCAGA
This window encodes:
- the asnB gene encoding asparagine synthase (glutamine-hydrolyzing), which codes for MGAICGLIAEKAKEDIVRPVTEMTAAMSFRGADFTGNYAEDGIGLGAAVHQTVGDIAQPVFNETKDIIAVCDGEIYNHAALRSQLLSKGHQLPGGSDSELIPHLYEESGDDFPARLNGIFAIGLYDAKRKRFLLVRDHLGSRSVFYQANASVFLFASTIKAMSGTGMANRDISGHALDLYFAGTCVPHPHTLFANIKGVRPGHAVIWENGKVREHEYWSLSHIEEDYRTDKTQFQEQIRDLLLDAIKIRKTGDAPFASVLSGGVDSSLISAVLAKEMAEPLHTFSIGYTNQAFDDSDLQKIMINRYNFVKNTATLREEDVVDLLSNVVRHSDYPLNNASAMATYLCMQKVRQAGFGKVFEGEAADELFCGGGGVVGEHLVELLARLPSGLRRMTFGRLSDGSLNIDRTGKIAAIRRLCHRVCMPPIDRMLTWLPSLDRKSRKMLLANGWGLHVGMEDELEPGRFYMERASFREELNLYQYGACKTYLPNDLLFKNERMAAAHGLVNRTPFIDYRLAELAFKIPGKYKLTGYTVRTAEKKLIYRQAIQGLIPDAVLWHKKIRGFSQPTNIWMRNGLRDFVMDTLLGRRSRERGIFSPFFVQQIADDHMNGREDRDRLLWGILTLELWMREFAD
- a CDS encoding glycoside hydrolase domain-containing protein — protein: MMTDFRKPPGMVPPVSARYALRLPSLFSVKTDRFAKRGLAWISLFLWGFLIAGVAAAGTAPERPWPPEGRRIRCPVIRDTGVSSAGSERAGNNGGARRLKLKGPKEFILLDIDPSVLKGKIVTGALLHMRSASPRKAPLARVGVSTLASRWAEGRSGGYTSQTGSSCFLQAEYKRRNWSSPGSTLTDVVFGPGNTLWRFADCTPPDRAGWQACAVDADVVAARLAGLSEGFCLSDEVGSTWAMKNGHFQYNLLPNRFCHSRESFNSQPWLEVWVSGTDALPPVPVTDIRVTTEKMRPGEALISWNTPPDSGGGRTLGFDVTWRRHGKEEPFPRYMIPMARPGEAVRMYIRDMPFQAGEKIVLRIRPADSSGNRGKAFSAPVCLAGAKPALHIPPADITPFPPSADLPRVGGINVCAVDLTDKQNPRNGQMIPERGPGYRGGNHLFSAKERRIRLQAARNEAVCFQLSLEGIAENIGVRCGFAAHPGLKVVMYQAAYVAVKNNRGKTLAILSDPLVPLNGPFSIPSRAGAVRADGQKWHTLICEVYVPHDMRPGRKGGQLTVSVGDARLTLDLDLTVWNFTLPDQLSFVPEMNAYGAGSPFKGYEYYRLAHEHRTCLNRLPYAWSGQPVDAPVWKDGEFDWRAWDKKMGPLLDGTAFGDLRRKGEPVDLFYLPLNENWPVSIYAHYRPSYWADEALSPEYAGALKQAFSAFASHCSEKGWHDTGFQFYLNNKVYYRKKSRRSSAPWIFDEPVSTQDFWALRWYGLLWRAAVDPVAGRAMMWFRTDIASPAFARNSLWGITDIEYVGGDTRRTRSAGRERQMAWDRYRFSEYGTANRISESNMQPILWCLSAWANGATGVVPWQTIGGENAWTTAEQTALLYPGPDGPCPSLRLKVFRRGQQDTEYLTLLCDAIGRQRDDVAAWLRQATDLNGRVRKTSPGDAGTVVFPERDPGALWRLRYRVGKLLSEKALPYRRSLTRRNPPEKTRYIHDTGYVRCAPDVNSLKPPCDFFGPLP
- a CDS encoding tetratricopeptide repeat protein encodes the protein MAKRFLIMLSLVLVTCGCASDEDKISAHVEKGKGYFEAGEYKNAEIEFKNVIQINAKHLEANRYLAEIHLKLGNAQDAFRQYMKVESLEPENTDAKRKLATFYFLGKRYDEAGKRVEAVLQKNPDDIEMLYLRSGILEQDSQADEAEKVFRKIISLDSRQTRAYLSLARILAGKKDAGGAEENLKQAIAVNPDEIKPQLALFGFYVSQKKFEQAEAHIRGLLEANPSDVDLHILLGNFYFSRRQEKQAEAAYLRAIETASGEIRPYMVIAGFYDTIGNKEKTLAMYEKALEIQPEEIRIMEALARFHFRNKNIDTAEDFIGKMLAKNDKYFPARMLKGEMLVLKRQFDDAILIFDQLIQEDPNMGRAHYFRGVSYFGKGDIKIAKESLLKAVDLTPGYTKAKLLLAEIYLRERDFRQAQEESEAVLRTIPTSYQANLIVGNSHMYQQQTEQAEAAFQTLIRLEPENPVGYYRLGLLYRVQKNHDAALKNFEKALAINPKLMDVFSNLVLLYVAKKEYKTALKKCDDQMRHVAQSPASQAIIYDIRGGIYLAQRKKKEAEEAFMKALEKNPDAMRPYYALARIYLSNKEEDKAIAQYEAVLEKNPSQAGPHMLLGTIYDMKKAYDKSEQHYRKALEIRPDFAPAANNLAYLLADQGGNLNEALRYAQKAKELLPSDPGISDTLGWVYYKKGSYAFAITYLSESLKKVSDNATIHYHLGMAYYGNNEKELAREQLEKALSLDKSFDGAEKAQEILSGL